In a single window of the Pseudogemmatithrix spongiicola genome:
- the rplK gene encoding 50S ribosomal protein L11, with product MAKKVTGFVKLQIPAGKANPAPPVGTALGPQGINIMAFCKEFNAKTQGQDSILPVEITIYADKSFTFILKTPPAAFLVKKEAGIEKGSGQPNRNKVGSITKAQVRKIAELKMPDLNTDNLESAMAMVAGAARSMGVEVKG from the coding sequence ATGGCCAAGAAGGTCACCGGTTTCGTCAAGCTGCAGATTCCTGCAGGCAAGGCGAATCCGGCCCCGCCGGTCGGTACGGCTCTCGGTCCGCAGGGCATCAACATCATGGCCTTTTGCAAGGAGTTCAATGCAAAGACACAGGGCCAGGATTCGATCCTGCCGGTTGAGATCACGATTTATGCCGACAAGTCCTTCACCTTCATCCTGAAGACGCCGCCTGCGGCGTTCCTCGTGAAGAAGGAAGCTGGTATCGAGAAGGGCTCGGGTCAGCCGAACCGCAACAAGGTCGGCTCGATCACCAAGGCGCAGGTCCGGAAGATCGCCGAACTCAAGATGCCCGACCTCAACACCGACAACCTGGAGTCCGCGATGGCGATGGTCGCCGGGGCGGCCCGGTCGATGGGCGTGGAGGTGAAGGGATGA
- a CDS encoding PspA/IM30 family protein, translated as MGIFDRLATLLKSNINDLISRAENPEKMLDQIVVDMQNQLARAKQQVAAAIADEKRLKDQFEAEYKQSQDWEAKAMLAVKEGRDDLAKQALVRQQEHYEHATTLESTWQAHVLETEKLKNSLRDLNDKIQEAKRKKNLLLARQRRAQAQAKIQETMSSMSEKSAFEAFARMEEKIDQNERMLKASTEIDEEFSGDRLAGDFKRLEKAVGSATADQQLLALKQKMGLLGPGASGGPAKQIGAGDTVDAEIDEKK; from the coding sequence ATGGGCATCTTTGACCGCCTCGCCACGCTGCTGAAGTCGAACATCAACGACCTGATCTCGCGCGCCGAGAATCCGGAGAAGATGCTCGACCAGATCGTCGTGGACATGCAGAACCAACTCGCCCGCGCCAAGCAACAGGTCGCGGCGGCGATCGCCGACGAGAAGCGCCTCAAGGACCAGTTCGAGGCGGAGTACAAGCAGTCGCAGGATTGGGAGGCGAAGGCGATGCTCGCGGTCAAGGAAGGCCGCGACGATCTCGCCAAGCAGGCCCTCGTGCGGCAGCAGGAGCACTATGAGCACGCGACCACCCTCGAGTCGACGTGGCAGGCGCACGTGCTCGAGACCGAGAAGCTCAAGAACTCGCTGCGTGACCTGAACGACAAGATCCAGGAAGCCAAGCGCAAGAAGAACCTCCTCCTCGCCCGCCAGCGCCGTGCGCAGGCGCAGGCGAAGATCCAGGAGACGATGTCGTCGATGAGCGAGAAGAGCGCCTTCGAGGCCTTCGCGCGCATGGAAGAGAAAATCGATCAGAACGAGCGCATGCTGAAGGCGAGCACCGAGATCGACGAGGAGTTCTCGGGCGATCGCCTCGCCGGCGACTTCAAGCGCCTCGAGAAGGCGGTCGGCTCGGCGACGGCGGACCAGCAGCTGCTGGCGCTCAAGCAGAAGATGGGCCTGCTCGGACCGGGTGCGTCCGGTGGACCGGCGAAGCAGATCGGTGCCGGCGACACGGTCGACGCCGAGATCGACGAGAAGAAGTAG
- the rplJ gene encoding 50S ribosomal protein L10, which yields MKRSDKDQLVAELKGKLEGAAAVYYTDFTGLNVKSMTNLRRRFRKAGVEYVVIKNTLALRAVNEAGLTGQTLKGPTGVVVAKDAIAAAKLLSDFAKENDAKPSIKGGLWEGKVVDEATVKKLASMPTRDEALSILVGTFNSVLMMFALALEAKKTQLEGSN from the coding sequence ATGAAGCGATCCGACAAGGACCAGCTCGTCGCCGAGCTGAAGGGCAAGCTCGAGGGCGCCGCTGCGGTCTACTATACCGACTTCACCGGCTTGAACGTGAAGTCCATGACGAACCTCCGCCGCCGTTTCCGCAAGGCCGGCGTGGAGTACGTCGTCATCAAGAACACCCTCGCGCTGCGCGCGGTGAACGAGGCGGGGCTGACGGGCCAGACGCTGAAGGGCCCGACGGGCGTCGTGGTGGCGAAGGACGCCATCGCCGCGGCCAAGCTCCTGTCCGACTTCGCGAAGGAGAACGACGCCAAGCCGTCCATCAAGGGCGGCCTCTGGGAAGGGAAGGTGGTGGACGAGGCGACGGTCAAGAAGCTCGCCTCGATGCCGACCCGCGACGAGGCGCTGTCGATCCTCGTCGGCACGTTCAACAGCGTGCTCATGATGTTCGCTTTGGCCCTCGAGGCCAAGAAGACGCAGCTCGAAGGTTCGAACTGA
- the rplL gene encoding 50S ribosomal protein L7/L12 produces the protein MANATLSKDEILEAIGNMSVIELTDLIEAFKTKFNVTIAAVAAGAPAAGGAGAGGAAAEEKTEFDVVLKDAGAKKIQVIKVVRELTGLGLKEAKDMVDGAPQTLKAGVSKDEAAQIKAKLEAEGAAVEVK, from the coding sequence ATGGCTAACGCGACCCTTTCCAAGGACGAGATCCTCGAAGCGATCGGCAACATGTCGGTCATCGAGCTCACCGACCTGATCGAGGCGTTCAAGACGAAGTTCAACGTCACCATCGCGGCCGTGGCCGCGGGCGCGCCGGCTGCCGGCGGCGCGGGTGCCGGCGGTGCCGCCGCCGAAGAGAAGACCGAGTTCGACGTCGTGCTCAAGGACGCGGGCGCGAAGAAGATCCAGGTCATCAAGGTGGTGCGCGAGCTCACCGGCCTTGGCCTCAAGGAAGCCAAGGACATGGTGGACGGCGCCCCGCAGACGCTGAAGGCCGGCGTCTCGAAGGACGAAGCCGCGCAGATCAAGGCCAAGCTCGAGGCCGAAGGCGCCGCGGTCGAGGTCAAGTAA
- the cysS gene encoding cysteine--tRNA ligase, with the protein MPEFRLYNTMTREVAPFAPADGETVRLYTCGPTVYNPAHLGNFRTFLFEDLMRRTIRLRGWKIEQVMNLTDVDDKIIKRATEQGKTIGEVTDPIVEIFHADRKYLRIEDAEHYPRATAYIPQMIALVERLIANGVAYVAEDKSVYFAIDKFAGYGKLSRLDTREIQSGARVAQDDYSKENAQDFALWKSAKPEDEACGAAWDSPWGRGRPGWHLECSAMAMSILGETLDLHCGGIDLVFPHHEDEIAQSEAATGKEFARCWCHGEFLLTDGAKMAKRVGNVQNVAGLQEAGISGAAVRHFVFSTHYRKQLNLSGDALEGSMEAVRRIGDFAERLQAAKGGTRGLEDAADRLETAVRTALFDDLNAPEAMAALFEFIRAANKELDTGGTDVAALRRAREVFRMVDGVLDLVPGAAAVDTELAEWVEAQIAARKDARSRRDFAAADAIRAALDARGIVIEDGPQGTKWKKSR; encoded by the coding sequence ATGCCGGAGTTCCGCCTCTACAACACGATGACCCGCGAGGTCGCCCCGTTCGCGCCGGCGGACGGCGAGACCGTGCGCCTCTACACCTGCGGGCCGACCGTCTACAATCCGGCCCACCTCGGCAACTTCCGCACGTTCCTGTTCGAGGACCTGATGCGGCGGACGATCCGCCTGCGCGGCTGGAAGATCGAGCAGGTGATGAACCTGACCGACGTCGACGACAAGATCATCAAGCGCGCGACGGAGCAGGGAAAGACCATCGGCGAAGTGACGGACCCGATCGTCGAGATCTTCCATGCCGACCGCAAGTACCTGCGCATCGAGGATGCGGAGCATTATCCGCGTGCGACGGCGTACATCCCGCAGATGATCGCGCTGGTCGAGCGCTTGATCGCAAACGGCGTGGCGTACGTGGCCGAGGACAAGTCGGTGTATTTCGCGATCGACAAGTTCGCGGGCTACGGCAAGCTCTCGCGGCTCGACACGCGCGAGATCCAGAGCGGCGCGCGCGTGGCGCAGGACGACTACTCGAAGGAGAACGCCCAGGACTTCGCGCTGTGGAAGTCGGCGAAGCCGGAGGACGAGGCCTGCGGCGCGGCCTGGGATTCGCCGTGGGGCCGCGGACGGCCCGGCTGGCACCTCGAGTGCTCGGCGATGGCGATGAGCATCCTCGGCGAGACGCTGGACCTGCACTGCGGCGGCATCGACTTGGTGTTCCCGCACCACGAGGACGAGATCGCCCAGAGCGAGGCGGCGACGGGCAAGGAGTTCGCGCGCTGCTGGTGCCATGGCGAGTTCCTGCTGACGGACGGCGCGAAGATGGCGAAGCGCGTGGGCAACGTGCAGAACGTCGCGGGACTGCAGGAGGCGGGCATCAGCGGCGCGGCGGTGCGGCACTTCGTGTTCAGCACGCACTACCGCAAGCAGCTCAACCTGAGCGGCGATGCGCTCGAGGGCAGCATGGAAGCGGTGCGTCGCATCGGCGATTTCGCCGAGCGGCTGCAGGCGGCGAAGGGCGGCACGCGCGGGCTGGAGGACGCGGCGGACCGGCTGGAGACGGCGGTGCGCACGGCGCTGTTCGACGACTTGAATGCGCCGGAGGCGATGGCGGCGCTCTTTGAGTTCATCCGTGCGGCCAACAAGGAACTCGACACCGGTGGCACCGACGTGGCGGCGCTGCGGCGTGCGCGTGAGGTGTTCCGGATGGTCGACGGCGTGCTCGACTTGGTCCCCGGCGCCGCGGCGGTCGATACGGAGCTCGCCGAGTGGGTGGAGGCGCAGATCGCGGCGCGGAAGGACGCGCGGAGTCGGCGGGACTTCGCAGCGGCTGACGCGATCCGTGCGGCGCTCGATGCGCGGGGGATCGTGATCGAGGACGGGCCGCAGGGCACCAAGTGGAAGAAGAGTCGCTAG
- the rpmG gene encoding 50S ribosomal protein L33 has protein sequence MPRDKIILACSECKNRNYFTTKNKRLHPERVEWKKYCPRCNKHMLHKETK, from the coding sequence ATGCCGCGCGACAAGATCATCCTCGCGTGCAGTGAGTGCAAGAACCGCAACTACTTCACCACGAAGAACAAGCGCCTGCATCCGGAGCGCGTCGAGTGGAAGAAGTACTGCCCGCGCTGCAACAAGCACATGCTCCATAAGGAGACGAAGTAA
- a CDS encoding carboxypeptidase-like regulatory domain-containing protein — MRLLILALLMLSSTAAHAQGSIRGVLLDSLRAMGPLAGADVVLMPGGRRARTDDRGRFAFDDVPAGAYRVTYAALWLDSVGVAPASAGLDVGTRGSAAVTVLTGTRAALALQRCGGAMDVGRGLVVGELRDVSAVPLAGAIVVARWSELVVGGAPDADPQEYAAVDTTGADGRYALCGMPDNAEVVVGARHPDGRSTGAVVLVVNPGVLAHDLVIGAPSRVVRLRGRVTNGNGAPVTRAEILASASRSGVQRTDSTGRFELQLEEGSRQVVIRALGFQPRLLDVRAGESMTEIGDVALQPASAVLDTMVIRAAPLTVQELEFEQRRRTQIGAFLDEQTLRKLPRATVNAVAGMSAPWVRAANGRLLFRGLASIYGGVECKPRLFVDGSDWGNRTPDNEIESLLQFARRIEMYRAANAPPEFNDFDGCGSLVLWII, encoded by the coding sequence ATGCGCCTCCTGATCCTTGCACTCCTGATGCTCTCATCCACGGCCGCGCACGCTCAGGGCTCGATCCGCGGTGTGCTGCTCGACTCGCTGCGCGCGATGGGACCGCTCGCCGGCGCGGACGTGGTGCTCATGCCCGGTGGTCGCCGCGCACGGACGGACGACCGCGGGCGCTTTGCCTTCGATGACGTCCCGGCAGGCGCGTATCGCGTCACCTATGCGGCACTGTGGCTGGATTCCGTCGGCGTCGCACCGGCGTCGGCTGGACTGGACGTGGGTACGCGCGGCAGCGCCGCCGTCACGGTCCTCACAGGCACGCGCGCTGCGTTGGCGCTGCAGCGCTGCGGCGGTGCAATGGACGTCGGGCGTGGGCTCGTGGTCGGCGAGCTGCGTGACGTCTCGGCGGTGCCGCTCGCGGGCGCCATCGTCGTCGCGCGCTGGTCTGAGCTGGTGGTTGGCGGCGCACCGGACGCCGATCCGCAGGAGTATGCCGCCGTCGACACCACTGGCGCAGACGGTCGCTACGCGCTCTGCGGCATGCCCGACAACGCCGAGGTCGTGGTCGGGGCTCGGCATCCCGACGGGCGCAGCACGGGAGCCGTCGTCCTGGTGGTGAACCCCGGCGTCTTGGCCCATGACCTCGTGATCGGTGCGCCGTCGCGGGTCGTCCGGCTGCGAGGGCGCGTCACGAACGGCAATGGCGCACCGGTCACGCGCGCCGAGATCCTGGCATCGGCGTCGAGGTCTGGCGTCCAACGCACGGACTCCACCGGACGCTTCGAGCTGCAGCTCGAGGAGGGCAGCCGCCAGGTCGTCATCCGTGCGCTCGGCTTCCAGCCGCGACTGCTCGACGTGCGCGCCGGCGAGTCGATGACGGAGATCGGCGACGTCGCGCTGCAGCCCGCGTCCGCGGTCCTCGACACGATGGTCATTCGCGCCGCCCCGCTGACGGTGCAGGAACTCGAGTTCGAGCAGCGCCGCCGAACGCAGATCGGTGCCTTCCTCGACGAACAGACCCTTCGGAAGTTGCCGCGTGCGACCGTGAATGCCGTGGCCGGCATGTCGGCGCCGTGGGTGCGCGCGGCCAACGGGCGGCTCCTCTTCCGCGGTCTCGCCAGCATCTACGGCGGCGTGGAATGCAAGCCGCGCCTCTTCGTGGACGGCAGCGACTGGGGGAACCGCACGCCGGACAACGAGATCGAGTCGCTGCTGCAGTTCGCGCGTCGCATCGAGATGTATCGGGCGGCGAATGCGCCGCCGGAGTTCAACGACTTCGACGGATGCGGATCACTGGTGCTTTGGATCATCTGA
- the nusG gene encoding transcription termination/antitermination protein NusG, which produces MTHRWYAVQTTSGHENKVRTLIQRKIDADPAAAEERRIRQALVPTEQVVEIKNGKKVTVDRKVYPGYVLVEMAISEETLHTINAIQGVIKFVGTKDREPQPLRDDEVKRLLGIAVEEEVAAPKEEIPFLVGQAVAITDGPFSDFNGTVEDVMADKGKVRVSVSLFGRPTSVELDYLQLKAH; this is translated from the coding sequence GTGACGCATCGCTGGTACGCGGTCCAGACGACCTCCGGGCACGAGAACAAGGTGCGCACGCTGATCCAGCGGAAGATCGACGCGGATCCGGCGGCGGCCGAGGAGCGGCGCATCCGGCAGGCGCTGGTCCCGACCGAGCAGGTGGTCGAGATCAAGAACGGCAAGAAGGTGACCGTGGATCGCAAGGTCTACCCGGGCTACGTGCTCGTGGAGATGGCGATCTCGGAGGAGACGCTGCACACGATCAACGCCATCCAGGGCGTGATCAAGTTCGTCGGGACGAAGGACCGCGAACCGCAGCCGCTCCGTGACGACGAGGTGAAGCGACTGCTGGGCATCGCGGTCGAAGAGGAAGTGGCCGCCCCGAAGGAGGAGATTCCGTTCCTCGTCGGTCAGGCGGTGGCGATCACGGACGGGCCGTTCTCGGATTTCAACGGGACGGTGGAGGACGTGATGGCGGATAAGGGGAAGGTGCGGGTCAGCGTGTCGTTGTTCGGGCGGCCCACCTCGGTGGAGCTCGACTATCTGCAGCTGAAGGCGCACTAG
- the secE gene encoding preprotein translocase subunit SecE, with the protein MAGVSVEVRGSFVTRVVTFWNDVVAEMRKVTWPERPTIVQMSLGVIAVSLFVGGVIWLLDLILQGVLVRGIPALFGA; encoded by the coding sequence GTGGCCGGCGTGTCCGTGGAGGTGCGCGGCTCGTTCGTGACGCGCGTCGTGACCTTCTGGAACGACGTGGTCGCGGAGATGCGCAAGGTGACGTGGCCGGAGCGCCCGACGATCGTCCAGATGTCCCTGGGCGTGATCGCCGTGTCGCTGTTCGTCGGCGGCGTGATCTGGCTGCTCGACCTGATCCTGCAGGGCGTGCTGGTGCGCGGCATTCCTGCGCTCTTCGGAGCGTAA
- a CDS encoding ATP-binding cassette domain-containing protein, translated as MRATPLLEFRQVTRRWRTGVLGTNTDILAVSHASLTLHAGEVMAITGAGGAGKSTLLLLAAGSVRPSAGEIRWNGVGDHRPLRPQLIKARPWEYHFLTVRQAIAFHADVLALADDSIPAPSRLLPLMHRVGLYGMSRVRLGALTPLDQFRVVVAQALLAQPRLLCCDEPFAYLGPADRTVAMSLLRSIAAGGVGVIVAGRDGDACGGQGVADKVLRLVAGRVDGLARPRRNVLELAVPSPDDAMRRLLPQLPSLARRGRRLRVPLGAGTSPESVLALCRDVGVAVRASRVAEELVPR; from the coding sequence ATGCGAGCGACGCCCCTCCTCGAGTTCCGCCAAGTCACGCGCCGCTGGCGCACCGGCGTGCTCGGCACGAACACCGACATCCTTGCGGTCTCGCATGCGTCGTTGACGCTGCACGCGGGCGAGGTGATGGCCATCACGGGGGCTGGAGGAGCGGGCAAGAGCACGCTGCTGCTGCTCGCGGCCGGCAGCGTGCGGCCCAGCGCCGGCGAGATCCGGTGGAATGGCGTCGGCGACCACCGCCCGCTGCGTCCGCAGCTCATCAAGGCGCGGCCCTGGGAGTACCACTTCCTCACGGTGCGCCAGGCGATCGCCTTCCACGCCGACGTGCTCGCGCTCGCGGACGATTCGATCCCCGCGCCGTCGCGGCTCCTGCCGCTCATGCATCGCGTCGGGCTCTACGGCATGTCGCGCGTGCGGCTCGGCGCGTTGACGCCGCTGGACCAGTTCCGCGTGGTCGTCGCGCAGGCGCTGCTCGCGCAGCCACGCCTGCTCTGCTGCGACGAGCCGTTCGCCTACCTCGGGCCGGCCGATCGCACGGTGGCGATGTCGTTGCTGCGCTCGATCGCCGCGGGCGGTGTCGGCGTGATCGTCGCGGGACGCGACGGCGATGCCTGCGGCGGGCAAGGCGTGGCCGACAAGGTCCTGCGCTTGGTGGCCGGCCGCGTGGACGGACTCGCGAGGCCGCGCCGGAACGTGCTGGAGTTGGCGGTCCCGAGCCCCGACGATGCGATGCGGCGCCTGCTGCCGCAGCTGCCGAGCCTCGCTCGACGCGGTCGTCGGCTGCGCGTGCCCTTGGGCGCCGGTACCTCGCCCGAGTCGGTGCTCGCACTCTGCCGCGACGTGGGGGTCGCGGTGCGCGCCTCGCGCGTAGCCGAGGAACTGGTGCCCCGATAG
- the rplA gene encoding 50S ribosomal protein L1 — MKTHGKKYRAAAEKIQAGTLHTPKAALEAVKTAAFAKFDETVEVAVRLGVDPRHADQVVRGTVVLPAGTGKTVRVCVIAVGDKAKEAEAAGADFVGTEFIQKIKDGWTDFDVMIATPDQMGQVGQLGRVLGPRGLMPNPKAGTVTFNVAQAVKETKAGKIEFRVDKAGNVQAAIGKVSFGLEALETNFGAFMEQIVRSKPAASKGVYVKTVAVSSTMGPGVRIDTTPYR, encoded by the coding sequence ATGAAGACGCACGGCAAGAAGTATCGCGCCGCCGCGGAGAAGATCCAGGCGGGCACGCTGCACACCCCGAAGGCGGCCCTCGAGGCCGTCAAGACCGCCGCGTTCGCGAAGTTCGACGAGACCGTCGAAGTCGCGGTGCGCCTGGGCGTCGATCCCCGCCACGCGGACCAGGTGGTCCGTGGCACGGTGGTCCTCCCGGCGGGCACGGGCAAGACGGTCCGCGTGTGCGTGATCGCGGTCGGCGACAAGGCGAAGGAAGCCGAGGCCGCCGGCGCCGACTTCGTCGGCACGGAGTTCATCCAGAAGATCAAGGACGGCTGGACGGACTTCGACGTGATGATCGCGACGCCGGACCAGATGGGCCAGGTCGGTCAGCTGGGGCGCGTGCTCGGTCCCCGTGGCCTCATGCCGAACCCGAAGGCCGGCACCGTGACGTTCAACGTCGCGCAGGCCGTGAAGGAAACCAAGGCGGGCAAGATCGAGTTCCGTGTCGACAAGGCGGGCAACGTCCAGGCCGCGATCGGCAAGGTCTCGTTCGGGCTCGAGGCCCTGGAAACGAACTTCGGCGCGTTCATGGAGCAGATCGTCCGCTCCAAGCCCGCGGCCTCGAAGGGCGTGTATGTGAAGACCGTCGCCGTCAGCTCCACGATGGGGCCTGGCGTGCGCATCGATACCACCCCGTACCGGTAA